Below is a genomic region from Hyphomicrobium nitrativorans NL23.
GCCTCGACATGCTGGTCAAGCTGGCCTCCCTCGAAGAGCCGTCGAGCCTGCCTGCCGAAACTGGGACGTCTTCTCTGATTACGGGAACGGCTCCGCTGCGCACTGCATCGTTGACGCCGTCCTGGCCGTCGCTGCGTAAGGCGGCCCCCGTCACCGAAGATCTCGCATCCGGCGCGGATCTTGCTCACAATCCGCTCAGCGCGGGCAGTTCCGATTGGCGCAGCGGCTGGCATGTCGCGCCCGCTTATGACGACGATCATCCAGATGAGCTTGCCTATCGGCCCTTCGCGCTCGGACCGCTGTTGACGGAAACGCCTTCCTTCGACGATCCCGCGCTCGTGACCCTCGTGCACCCCGACGCGAACGAAGCCCTCGCGATGCTCGACGACGAAGGCTCCGCGCTGCCGATGCGGTTCGGGCCGGAGACGTCGCACACGGCGATGGCCTGGGCGCAGGCGTTCAGCGGGGACGCAGTCAATTTCGATGCATTTGCGACGGCGTCCGAGCCCAGCGCGCCGTCCGGTCCTCAGCTTCTCGCACGCGCCGTCAAGACTCAGCCGAGGTAGCCGCCTTCCTCACACCCGCGCGGCCACCCGCACGCGCGGTCGCCAGCGGACCGTCGTTCCACGCCTTCGTCACGAGACGGCCGAGTTCTTCGAAGTCGTTCGTACGCGGCGACGTCGACCGCCACACGAGACCGATGGTGCGAAACGGCTCGGGCTCCACGAAGCGGACGAGCGTGATGTCGCGGCCGCGTTCTTCGATACCGATCGACATCTCCGGCAAAAGCGTGATGCCGAAGCCGGCGGACACCATCTCGACGATGGTCGCGAGGCTCGACGCGCCGAACGTGTTCACCGCGTCGACCTGCTTGAGACTGCAATACGTCAGCGCCTGGTCGCGCAGGCAGTGCCCCTCTTCGAGCAGCAAGAGCCGCTCGTGCTCGATCAATTCCTTCGTTGCGCGCACGCGGCCCGAGAGTTTGCGCTCCTTGGGCAGGGCGAGAAGAAACCTGTCCTCAAACAGCGGGAGGTTCGTCAGGTCCGGATTCTTGAGCGGCAGCGCGAGCAGCAAGACGTCGAGCTTGCCCTCCAGAAGCTCGTCGGTGAGCGGCTGGGTCTGGGTTTCGCGTACATGCAGTTCGAGATCGGGGTACGCATCGCGCAACAGCGGCAAGAGAGGCGGCAGCAGATAGGGCGCAACGGACGGGATGACGCCGAGCCGCAACGTGCCCGCCAGCAGCCGGTTGGAGTGCTGCGCGTAAGCGACGAGGTCGCGCACGTCGCCCAGGACACGCGCGCAGCGAGCGGCAATCTCGGCCCCTTTGCCGGTGAGCCGAACGCCTGCGCGGGTCCGCTCCACAAGCACGAGCCCCAGGCTCTGTTCGAGTTCGTGGATCTGCATGGAGAGTGCGGGCTGCGTCACAGAGCACGCCTCCGCCGCGCGCCCGAAATGGAGCTCGCGTGCCAAGGCGTCGAAGTAGCGGAGCTGCTTGAGCGTGACGTGCGTCATAAGGCAGCCTGATCAGAGGCGAAACAAATAACGATTAGCCCTGATCTTTGGCGCGGTCTATGGTCACAGTGAACAAACCATCGTGATCATCTGGTCAACCTGATGGGACGATTTCCCGAACACGGCTGGTGGGGCTTCGGTCTAGCCTGTCGTTAACGTCCCGGGCCGTACGCCGAAGCGGCCCGGGACGTTTTTCGTTTTCGAACACAAGCTGAGAGAAACTTCGCTCAACGCGCGGCGGGGGAGGGATGGCCGGCGCAGTCCATGCGTAGCATGGCTCCGCCACTCTTTTACTTGCATGGCTCCGCCATGACCGCCGGGTCGCGTCCAAGCGGAGCTTGACTCCGCCAAGACGCTCGCGTGCCTGCCGCGTCATTATTGTTTTTCGCCGTCGGCCGTGCGGCTCGCGCCACAACCGGCGGCGTGCGGCCTATTCGGCGGCGATCATGTGATCGACGGCCGCCTCGGCGTCCGCGGACAGGGGGCCGTCCAGCATACCCAAGGCGTGCATGTAGACTTCGAGGAGGCTCTCTTCCTCCTGGCGCTCCGTCTGGCTCTTTTTGCGCAGACGGACGATCTGCCGAAGGGTCTTCACATCGAAGCCCAGCCCCTTGGCTTCGTTGTATTTGTCGCGGATGTCATCCGCGAGGGCCTTCTTCTCTTCTTCCAGCCGCTCGATGCTTTCGATCATCTGGCGAAGCTGCTTCTGCGCCGAGGCTTGAAGCGTCGTCATGGCACCCCCTGCATCCGTTCGTTTACTGCGATGTTCGCGCGCCGGACCCCTTATCCGGCCCCGACCTTGCCCGGACGCTAGGCTTCGACTTAGCCCCCCGCAAGGAGGGGCTGCGTCTATCCAGAGGTAATTTCCCTGTGGATCATCGGCTTAGGACGCGACATCCGCCCAGTTTGTCGCGGTTGCGACGCGCCGCGGCCTTGCGCATTCCAATCCCAAGGCTTTCAATGCACCTCATCCCCTGCGGTGCTCCGCTCTCGTCGCACCTCAAAGCTGCCCGCTTTGCCTGCCAGCCTCGCCATGCTTCCCGCAAAAACCCGGCCGCGTTCAGGTTTCCGTTACGTCAGGCCGTTACACTTCCCGTGCAACCATGAGCCCGAAATTCCGATTCTTTCCGCTCGGGGCGACCCTCCTTATCGCCCTCGTCCCCGATGCCGCGCTCGCAGATCTCAAGTTCTGCAACGCCACCCAAAGCCGCATCGGCGTTTCGATCGGCTATCAGGACGCGGACGGATGGGCGACGGAAGGGTGGTGGAACATCGCGTCGCAGACATGCGAAACGCTCTTGAAAGGTGCCGTGCCGAGCCGGTTTATCTACGTCCACGCGGTCGACTACGATCGCGGCGGCGAATGGGCCGGCACCAACTTCATGTGCACCGACGACAAATCGTTTGCCATCCGCGGTGTTCTGGATTGCCCCAAACGCGGCTATAAGCGCACGGGTTTTTACGAAGTCGATACGGGCGAGGCGACCGAATGGACGGTTCGCCTCACCGATCCTGAAGATAAAGGACAAAGCGGGCAATGAGGCGTGATAGGCGGGTCAAAATCGTAGCGACGCTCGGGCCCGCGTCGTCCGCTCCGGACGTGATCGAGCGCCTGTTCGTTGCGGGCGTGGACGTTTTCCGCGTCAACATGAGCCACACGGGACACGACGCGGCCCGCGGCCTGGTGCGGACCATTCGCGATGTCTCCGACAAGCACCGCTGCTCGATCGGCGTCCTCTGCGACCTCCAGGGGCCCAAGTTCCGGCTCGGCGAGTTCGTCGACGGACGCACGCTCGTCAAGGCGGGCGAGCTTTTCCGTTTCGACCAGAGCGGAGAGCCCGGCACGTCTCAGCGTGTCAGCCTGCCTCACGCGCCGATTTTCGATGCGGTGAAACCGGGCGATGCGCTGCTCATCGACGACGGCAAGCTCCGGATGCGCGTGATCGAAAGCGGCAAGGGCGACATCGTGGCCGAGGTGGTGACCGGCGGCATCATGTCGAACCGAAAGGGTCTCTCGCTCCCCGACACCGTTCTCGCCGTGAGCCCGCTCACCGAAAAAGACCGTGAAGACCTCGACCTCGCGCTCAAGGTCGGGGCCGACTGGATCGCGCTTTCGTTCGTGCAGCGTGCCGAGGACGTCATCGAGGCGAAGCGCATCATCGACGGGCGGGCCGCCGTGCTCGCCAAGATCGAAAAGCCCTCCGCGATCGATGAAATCGACGACATCATCGCAGCCGGCGACGGCTTCATGGTGGCGCGCGGCGATCTTGGCGTCGAGATGCCGGTCGAGCGCGTGCCCGGTCTGCAGAAGAAGATCACGCGCAAGGCGCGCAGCGCCGGCAAGCCGATCGTCGTCGCGACGCAGATGCTGGAAAGCATGACCACGTCGCCGATGCCGACGCGCGCGGAAGTCTCGGACGTGGCGACCGCCGTGTTCGACGGCGCGGACGCCATCATGCTTTCGGGCGAATCCGCGGTCGGGCAATACCCGGTCGAGACCATTCAGATGATGAACCGCATCGCGCGCGAGGTCGAACACGATCCGAGCTACGACACTCTGGTTCACGCCATCGATCTTCCGCCTGTGCCGACGGGCGCAGACGCAATCGCGGTGGCCGCGCACGCCATCTCCGACACCGTGAAAGTGGCGGCGATCCTTTGCTACACGGCGACCGGGTCCACGGCGCTGCGCGTTGCACGCGAACGGCCGAACCTGCCTGTCATCGGGCTCACGCCGATTGCGCGAACGGCGCAGCGGCTGACCCTCGTGTGGGGCATCGAAACCGTGCTGACGGGCGATCCGGAAGACCTTGCCGACATGGTGCGCAAGGCAACCCGCATCGCTTACGAAGGCAACTTCGTGAAGCCCGGCCAGGGTGTGGTGATCACGTGCGGCGTGCCGCTCGGCTCTCCGGGTGCCACGAACATGATCCGCCTCGCCTTCGTGGACGAGCACGGTTTGCCGGACGGCCACGTTCCCGAATATGTGCCCGTCGGTGGCAAGGTGCCGGTGGACAAGCGTCCGCCGCCGAAGCTCGCGCCGTAACGCTCTCCGGTTTTTTTGTTTCGTACGCAAGTTGCGAGAAGCTTCGGATAAGGGGCATGGCGCCGGTGGATGGCCGGCGCAGTCCATGCGAAGCATGGCTCCGCCATGACCGCCGGGTCGCCTTGCTCCCGGGCGCTCACGCGCCATTTTTGTTTTCGGACACAAGCTGAGAGAAGCTTCGGATAACGGGCGCCGGTGAGGCGGATGCCCCGTTTCCATAAAAAGGACGGACGCTAAATACCGCGCCCCTCGACTTCCACGCGCAGATCGTCGGCGATCTTTTTCGCGCCGGGCGCCATGGGGTGCACCTTGAGCAGGCTCTCGTAGGCTTCGAGGGCTGCTTTCTTCTCGTCGAGATGATGGAGAATGTTGGCGAGGCCTTCGATGGCCTTGAAGTGCTGCGGCTCAAGCGCGAGCACGCGGCGGATGTCACCGAGCGCGCGGGTGTAGTCGTTTTCGAGATAGAAGAGGTACGCGCGGCGGTTCCAGGCCTCGGCGTAATCCGGTTGCAGCTCCACGGCCGCGTTGAGCAGTTTCATCGCCAGATCGCGCCGCTCGGCTTCGGTCGCGGCGGCGGCGCGGGCCATCAACAAATCCGCTGTCGGGCTGCCGGAATGCTGCCAGAGCTGCTCGATAGCGGTTGAGATCTGCGTACCCGTTTCCTCGTCGGGAGCGGTGGCGAGCCGTCCGTAGAGTTCTTCGAGGAGTTGCGCGCGCTGCTCGGGCCCTGTCGCGGGGGAAGCTGCGGCCTCCTTCTCCGTCCCGGCTTGGGGCGCCTTAGACTGGGGATCGGGTGCAGGTGGCACTCTGGGAGGAACCGGCGCTATGCGCGGCTCTGGCGCGCCCGGAAACGCAGGACCGGATTTAGGACCCGGCGATCCCGGCAAAGGAAGTTCGACCTGAGCGGCGGCAGGCGCGAATGCGAGGGCCAGGATTGCGG
It encodes:
- a CDS encoding LysR substrate-binding domain-containing protein encodes the protein MTHVTLKQLRYFDALARELHFGRAAEACSVTQPALSMQIHELEQSLGLVLVERTRAGVRLTGKGAEIAARCARVLGDVRDLVAYAQHSNRLLAGTLRLGVIPSVAPYLLPPLLPLLRDAYPDLELHVRETQTQPLTDELLEGKLDVLLLALPLKNPDLTNLPLFEDRFLLALPKERKLSGRVRATKELIEHERLLLLEEGHCLRDQALTYCSLKQVDAVNTFGASSLATIVEMVSAGFGITLLPEMSIGIEERGRDITLVRFVEPEPFRTIGLVWRSTSPRTNDFEELGRLVTKAWNDGPLATARAGGRAGVRKAATSAES
- a CDS encoding DUF2312 domain-containing protein, translated to MTTLQASAQKQLRQMIESIERLEEEKKALADDIRDKYNEAKGLGFDVKTLRQIVRLRKKSQTERQEEESLLEVYMHALGMLDGPLSADAEAAVDHMIAAE
- a CDS encoding DUF1036 domain-containing protein — encoded protein: MSPKFRFFPLGATLLIALVPDAALADLKFCNATQSRIGVSIGYQDADGWATEGWWNIASQTCETLLKGAVPSRFIYVHAVDYDRGGEWAGTNFMCTDDKSFAIRGVLDCPKRGYKRTGFYEVDTGEATEWTVRLTDPEDKGQSGQ
- the pyk gene encoding pyruvate kinase yields the protein MRRDRRVKIVATLGPASSAPDVIERLFVAGVDVFRVNMSHTGHDAARGLVRTIRDVSDKHRCSIGVLCDLQGPKFRLGEFVDGRTLVKAGELFRFDQSGEPGTSQRVSLPHAPIFDAVKPGDALLIDDGKLRMRVIESGKGDIVAEVVTGGIMSNRKGLSLPDTVLAVSPLTEKDREDLDLALKVGADWIALSFVQRAEDVIEAKRIIDGRAAVLAKIEKPSAIDEIDDIIAAGDGFMVARGDLGVEMPVERVPGLQKKITRKARSAGKPIVVATQMLESMTTSPMPTRAEVSDVATAVFDGADAIMLSGESAVGQYPVETIQMMNRIAREVEHDPSYDTLVHAIDLPPVPTGADAIAVAAHAISDTVKVAAILCYTATGSTALRVARERPNLPVIGLTPIARTAQRLTLVWGIETVLTGDPEDLADMVRKATRIAYEGNFVKPGQGVVITCGVPLGSPGATNMIRLAFVDEHGLPDGHVPEYVPVGGKVPVDKRPPPKLAP
- a CDS encoding tetratricopeptide repeat protein, with protein sequence MKQIKPGRKVLSAAILALAFAPAAAQVELPLPGSPGPKSGPAFPGAPEPRIAPVPPRVPPAPDPQSKAPQAGTEKEAAASPATGPEQRAQLLEELYGRLATAPDEETGTQISTAIEQLWQHSGSPTADLLMARAAAATEAERRDLAMKLLNAAVELQPDYAEAWNRRAYLFYLENDYTRALGDIRRVLALEPQHFKAIEGLANILHHLDEKKAALEAYESLLKVHPMAPGAKKIADDLRVEVEGRGI